The Synechococcus sp. BL107 nucleotide sequence TCGTGCGCTCTAAAACACGCCAAAACACCTCGCAGCGCTCCTGTTTCAACGCTTCATAGGCCGGCGTGCCACGGGTGTGCTCACGCCACAACGTCCAAGGCTCGCTGGCTGGGGTGTAGCCATGCAAGACATGGCGACCGGCTGGAGCCATCGAGGAATCCAGGACGGAGGGAACCGACAGCACCACGACATTGCGCTCAGCGGCAATTCCCCGTTCCCAGTCGTCCACCCACACCGTATGAATGGGAAGGGGCTCCAGACCGCTGGCATCAAAACCCAAATGGAGATGCAAGAAGCTGTTGCAACGAGGCGTCTCTGCGCGTTGATGCTGCCAGGCCTTAGCGGCGTGATCGGGGAGCATCGCCAGGGTGCTCCAGATGTCGGCGTTGCTCACAACGCGCTGGGCAGAAATCTTCTCCCCGTTTTGCAGCTCCACGCCCACAACTCGATCACCGTCCAACAGAAGAGATCGCACGGCGACGCCGGTCCGAAGGCTGCCGCCATGCTCCTTAAGGCCCTTCACCAGGGCATCTACCACCGCAGCACTGCCTCCGAGGGGGTAGTCGAGATGGGCTTCAGGCTGAAACCACTCCCCAAACAACGTGGCCATCGCTGCGGCATTGGTGTCGCCCATCGGCATCCCACTGATCAGGAAGCAGAGCAAGTCCACCCAGTGGCGAAGGAACGGATCCTGAAGATGTCGATCCACCAATGGCCCAAAAGAGCCGGCGAGGTGTCGCATCGCCCCGAGGTGGGGCAGCAACTGCCCCCCGCGCTGCAACAGTTGGGCCATTCCGTCCACACCCGGACGCATTGACAAGAGAGGCAATGCATCGGCCGCCGCTGCAATCGGACGCAGCACATCGATAAATCTCCGCCACTCCTTCTCGACGGCGGGACCCCGCAGCTGACCCACCACCGCCTCAAAACCGTCATTGCCAACGGCAACGCTCAGGTCGCCTTCGGGTAACAGGACGTCCCAAGTGCTGTAGGGAACAATCTCCAACGACTGGTTCAGGGCCCGTAGCACTTGAGCCAGAGGGTTATTGCTAGGCCAGCGCCCTAAGCCACTCCAAAGGGATGGACCGGACTCAAGGTGATAGCCCTGTCTTTGAAAACCATGGGCGGCCCCTCCTGGCTGGTGATGGGCTTCAAGCACCAACACATCTCGGCCCGCTTTGGCACAGAGCCCCGCGCAGCAGAGCCCCCCGATGCCACTTCCAATCACGAGGACATCGACGCTGTCCTTCACCAATCTCTGTGCGGTGGAATCATCATTGTGGTCGCTTCTTCTTGTTGATGCGCGGGCGATTTCTCCTTCCAGTGCTCTTGCTGGGACTGGCCTGGGCTCAGGAAGTCATCGATCAAGTGCTCTTCGCTGGAACCTGGAATCTGCCGATGGGGCCAGGTCTGCCGTGGTGGGGAGTTGTCAGCGCACCGTTTAGCCACTCGGGCTTTGGACATTTACTGTCCAACAGTGTGATCTTCCTCGTGCTGAGTTGGCTGGTGCTCACACGAGGTGTCAGGGATTACGTGTCTGTCTGGGTGGCAGTCCTGCTTGTGAATGTGCCAATCACACTGTTATGGCCCGCTCGAAGCCATGGACTGTCTGGCGTGATTTATGGGCTGCTCGGCTATCTCTTGGTCATTGGTTGGCTCGAGAAAAAAATTCTGCCGATCGTGCTCAGCCTGGTGGCATTTTGGTTGTATGGATCTGCACTCATGGCCTTGATCCCAGGGGTCTCGCCAGCGGGCGTGAGCTGGGTTGGCCACGCTGGAGGCTTCGCCGCTGGCCTCCTCGCCGCTTGGGCCCAAAAGAAGGAAAATCCTGATGCGGTTTAGGTCAATCAGAGCGAACGGTCCATTCTTTCTGAACCGTTAGATGAATTGATCCAGGAAAGCCAATGGTTGGGCCATCGTCTCGGAGTAACCCAGCAGGCTTTTGTCGCGGTGTTGATACAACAATGTGTCGTCGCTATCTAATAAATAAGTAGCCCCACGTTGGGTGATGTAGTCATCGCAAGGCACATAGGTGCGCCAGTTTCCGAGCACTTCATTCATATTTCTCAGTCGCCAAGTCGCCAACTCAAACGGTCTCTGAAAACCATCACCACCGGCACGACGGAACATCCTTCCGCGAAAGGACGGAAGTGGCGAGGCTTGCACCAGATCATCGTCAGCAAACAGTTGCGGGGCTTGACGATCGCCCGTGTAACCGCGGAACACCTCCTGCAGTGTTCCTGGAGAACCAACACCAGCGCACATCAACAAAAAGCCGGGCCAAGGCCCTCCCGGCAGCGTCAATCCGGCCTCAAGCCCCAATTGCCCATGCAGGGTTGGAGCAGGGTCAACCTGGAGTTGCTGGCGAGGAAAGCCTGTAAACCCACAAAAGCGATCCGCCCCGGCAGCGTCGCCAATGGCGAACACCTGAACGGTGACGCCTTGGCTTCGCAAAGAATCCAACCGGGGGACGAGCGCCTGGGCGTATTCCAAGGAATCAAAATCACCTAATTGCCCCATCACCACCGCCAACCGCCTTGAACCTGTTGCCGTACCTGGCGTGAGAGCGAGACGGCTTAACAGTGCTTCTGGTGCTTTCATGACCCTCTGGACAACAACGTTGACAACAAGTGCTGTTGCCAACGCCAGCATGGACTTTTTGTGCCTCAACCGCTGAGGCAATCCACTGATTGAGGGACGACGAAGCGAAGCGAGAGCGGGCGCGCGCCCGACAAGGATCACGACCGACCGATCAACCGGCCTCTGGCGCCCATCCCATTTCTTTCTGCCAAGTCGGCGCCCACAACTTGCATTTCTTTGTCAGATGGTCGCCCTGGGGCAACTGCTTCTGCCTCGCGTTGCATCCGAGAATCGTGCGGCAGTGCTGGTCCACCCCATAGGCGAAGTGCTGGCATGTAATGCAAAGACAGGCACCCTTCCAACCCTGCAACTCTCTTTCTTCGACAAAACTCCATTCCTCCATCGCCGGACCTCGTGATTAATACATCTGTACTACTTCAGCAGGGGCGTCCTCGGCAAGCGCAATCTGAGGAGACCTGAAGATTCGAGCTGAGCAGGCTTCTTCAAGATGAGCTTCGCCAGGAGGAATTCAGCCCCGTTAGGCAATCAAGAAGTTCACGATTGATGCCGACCTATTGATGCCGACCTCCGTCTTCCACACCCAAAAACCAAAGCCATTGGATGGATGACGCATGACGCTTAAATGTCATCCCCCAGCAACGTCTTCACATAAAGCTGGGTAACGTTTTGCTTGAAGAACTCCCGAAGGGGCTCTTAGCTACGCCCATAGGCAAATTCACTCATGGCCAACCCATCCTCAGATCACAAGTCTGTCGTTAAAACGTCACCCGAACGGTCGGCCAAAGACGCTGAAGCTTCAACAAAAAAGCAGGAGCGTCATGCACCTCAAAGGTGGAGAGGTGGGGCACTTAGCGAATAAGAACTTCAATCTAAATTTTCTTAATCAATGCCAAGCAAGTGATATGAGAGAAGTTAATTTAATCGGTCTTTAGGATGGCATTAATTAGGTTCGGTCTCTGGCCCAAGCCAGAATTACAATCCATCACTAAGTTACGTGCTTCCATTGGATTGGAGGCATACAAGCTTTGTTCACAGCTATTCCCTTCGAGGTCTTTGAACCTGATTAAATGCTGATGGGTAGATTTCTGAGGTTTCATTGATTTAAAAAATAATGCCTC carries:
- a CDS encoding NAD(P)/FAD-dependent oxidoreductase encodes the protein MKDSVDVLVIGSGIGGLCCAGLCAKAGRDVLVLEAHHQPGGAAHGFQRQGYHLESGPSLWSGLGRWPSNNPLAQVLRALNQSLEIVPYSTWDVLLPEGDLSVAVGNDGFEAVVGQLRGPAVEKEWRRFIDVLRPIAAAADALPLLSMRPGVDGMAQLLQRGGQLLPHLGAMRHLAGSFGPLVDRHLQDPFLRHWVDLLCFLISGMPMGDTNAAAMATLFGEWFQPEAHLDYPLGGSAAVVDALVKGLKEHGGSLRTGVAVRSLLLDGDRVVGVELQNGEKISAQRVVSNADIWSTLAMLPDHAAKAWQHQRAETPRCNSFLHLHLGFDASGLEPLPIHTVWVDDWERGIAAERNVVVLSVPSVLDSSMAPAGRHVLHGYTPASEPWTLWREHTRGTPAYEALKQERCEVFWRVLERTIPDIRDRCDLVMEGTPLTHSHFLNVSEGSYGPALSAANGLFPGVTTPLENLWLCGASTFPGIGIPPVAASGAMAAHAILGGQAQTRLLKELGI
- a CDS encoding rhomboid family intramembrane serine protease translates to MRGRFLLPVLLLGLAWAQEVIDQVLFAGTWNLPMGPGLPWWGVVSAPFSHSGFGHLLSNSVIFLVLSWLVLTRGVRDYVSVWVAVLLVNVPITLLWPARSHGLSGVIYGLLGYLLVIGWLEKKILPIVLSLVAFWLYGSALMALIPGVSPAGVSWVGHAGGFAAGLLAAWAQKKENPDAV
- a CDS encoding AhpC/TSA family protein translates to MLALATALVVNVVVQRVMKAPEALLSRLALTPGTATGSRRLAVVMGQLGDFDSLEYAQALVPRLDSLRSQGVTVQVFAIGDAAGADRFCGFTGFPRQQLQVDPAPTLHGQLGLEAGLTLPGGPWPGFLLMCAGVGSPGTLQEVFRGYTGDRQAPQLFADDDLVQASPLPSFRGRMFRRAGGDGFQRPFELATWRLRNMNEVLGNWRTYVPCDDYITQRGATYLLDSDDTLLYQHRDKSLLGYSETMAQPLAFLDQFI